The Methanothrix soehngenii GP6 genome has a window encoding:
- a CDS encoding MnhB domain-containing protein encodes MTQEKRAYKRDVVIEVTASLMFPFILLFGLYVMMGTGGTGGGFQGGTILATGFILYITVFGTDKGREKMPESVNVFFKSFGLFLYNGAGWLCILFSLATAQWLNMPAFWPVTEFTGIAGARGFLIAYMISVGIGLTVMASFVSQYFDLSMKEDDEMDGDEG; translated from the coding sequence ATGACCCAGGAGAAGAGGGCATATAAAAGGGATGTCGTAATTGAGGTGACGGCGAGTCTGATGTTCCCTTTTATCTTGTTATTTGGGCTCTATGTTATGATGGGGACGGGTGGGACTGGAGGCGGATTTCAAGGTGGGACAATACTCGCCACAGGATTCATCCTTTACATAACCGTCTTTGGCACGGACAAAGGCAGAGAAAAAATGCCCGAGTCAGTGAATGTTTTCTTCAAGAGCTTCGGCTTGTTCCTGTATAATGGTGCCGGTTGGTTGTGTATCCTTTTCAGCCTCGCCACTGCGCAGTGGCTTAATATGCCCGCATTTTGGCCTGTGACGGAATTTACAGGCATAGCAGGAGCTAGGGGGTTTCTAATAGCATACATGATCTCTGTGGGGATTGGATTGACGGTGATGGCGTCATTCGTCTCTCAATATTTCGACCTGTCTATGAAAGAGGATGATGAGATGGACGGTGATGAAGGATGA
- a CDS encoding proton-conducting transporter transmembrane domain-containing protein: MQNQKLGNYSNVRHEIEERKHVTFYTLVQLMAAGMYGITVTGDLFNMFIWLEIASLTAYALIAVAGGRALRPAYNYVIMGSIGAVLYIFGVGWIYSVTGTLNFADMRLLLPLVYDSRAVQMGFAMIVVGVMIKAYIFPLHLWQPDVYTYAPSTISSMMASVHVKVMFYMLLRMFYSVFTLDFIRHYIGLDLLICWVAAIAILAGSIWAIKQRNLKRMLAYSSVSQMGYILLGLGLSPLSPWGLVGVAAHILNHAIGKGCLFMCAGAISQQEGLRDIRDFEGLGKKMPHVCAAFTIAALSMIGIPLTAGFASKLFLIVASLDAAQYPFVAVLLLSGLLNLVYFWRVIDQMYFVKHKGTENAAEVRETGKSLPLSMVAPILILASLCIIMGIIWLTNIPMPLINHILSNLRMGVTL; this comes from the coding sequence ATGCAAAATCAAAAACTTGGAAACTACAGTAACGTAAGGCATGAGATAGAGGAAAGGAAGCATGTCACCTTCTATACCCTTGTCCAGCTCATGGCTGCCGGGATGTACGGAATAACCGTTACTGGTGACCTGTTCAACATGTTCATATGGTTGGAGATTGCGTCCTTGACCGCATATGCATTGATAGCTGTGGCCGGTGGAAGAGCATTGCGGCCGGCTTATAATTATGTGATAATGGGTTCCATCGGTGCAGTCTTATACATCTTTGGCGTTGGTTGGATTTATTCCGTCACGGGCACCCTCAATTTCGCTGATATGAGGCTTTTGCTTCCACTCGTATATGACAGTAGAGCAGTTCAAATGGGCTTTGCCATGATTGTTGTGGGTGTTATGATAAAGGCATATATTTTCCCTCTTCATTTATGGCAGCCCGATGTGTATACCTATGCGCCGTCCACTATAAGCTCAATGATGGCTTCAGTGCATGTGAAGGTCATGTTTTACATGCTTCTTAGGATGTTTTACTCCGTCTTTACATTGGATTTCATTAGACATTATATCGGTCTAGATTTGTTGATATGCTGGGTTGCGGCGATAGCCATATTGGCCGGTTCAATTTGGGCCATTAAGCAGAGAAATCTGAAGAGAATGCTCGCCTACTCCTCGGTATCACAAATGGGGTATATACTCTTGGGGTTGGGGCTGTCTCCCTTATCTCCTTGGGGGCTGGTTGGCGTTGCGGCTCACATACTAAATCATGCCATCGGGAAAGGCTGTCTCTTCATGTGCGCCGGCGCTATCAGTCAGCAAGAGGGACTGAGGGACATAAGGGACTTTGAGGGCCTCGGGAAAAAGATGCCGCATGTCTGTGCAGCCTTTACTATTGCCGCACTCTCGATGATAGGAATTCCGCTTACTGCGGGGTTCGCATCCAAGCTTTTCTTGATTGTTGCCTCCCTGGATGCCGCACAATACCCCTTCGTGGCCGTATTGCTGCTAAGCGGCCTCCTCAACCTGGTATATTTTTGGAGGGTGATTGATCAAATGTACTTTGTGAAGCACAAGGGGACAGAGAATGCGGCAGAGGTCAGAGAAACGGGCAAATCTCTCCCGCTCTCTATGGTTGCACCGATACTGATCCTGGCGTCTCTTTGTATCATAATGGGCATCATCTGGCTCACAAATATTCCTATGCCTTTGATTAATCACATATTATCGAATCTGAGAATGGGGGTGACGCTCTAA
- a CDS encoding sodium:proton antiporter, whose amino-acid sequence MLIIIIGLTATIVKENLLKKLIGLSIFQTAMFLWFVSLGDVGRNILTTWGLKTGTPPILWEQAAEKGYIYVNPLPNVLMLTGIVVSAATTAVALAIVIRIYQKYGTIEEDEIIEKEKEFERVGG is encoded by the coding sequence ATGCTCATCATCATCATAGGCCTTACTGCAACGATAGTAAAGGAGAACTTGCTTAAAAAGCTCATCGGCTTAAGCATATTTCAGACGGCTATGTTCCTTTGGTTTGTATCCCTTGGAGATGTGGGGCGGAATATTTTAACCACCTGGGGATTGAAAACGGGAACTCCGCCCATTTTATGGGAACAAGCAGCAGAGAAAGGCTACATATACGTTAATCCGCTGCCTAATGTGCTGATGCTGACGGGAATTGTGGTGAGCGCAGCCACAACCGCAGTCGCCCTAGCCATTGTGATAAGAATATATCAAAAGTATGGGACCATAGAAGAGGACGAGATAATAGAGAAAGAGAAGGAATTTGAGCGAGTGGGGGGGTGA